From Toxorhynchites rutilus septentrionalis strain SRP chromosome 2, ASM2978413v1, whole genome shotgun sequence, a single genomic window includes:
- the LOC129764333 gene encoding dynein regulatory complex protein 9-like isoform X2 has product MADAVEDIFAGDSEEDIQTVKNMIEKIKLEIMAYGEGEHDSYDPESLQKVEFNIQIKRVTLILQEMSDTLEVLFCLPLICRNQALMDEHFDAAEQDVLRVVCKYLRSKDDTSPVPEVVNMEDFHFHSTKFIELAEMVSNKDLHAAIAGHVKNLPGIYRKFLSNIREFRKFTISKMKMTAQKDLAKEKILHRMWQTNERNIKEIAKIEELLEEKKASFQKEIEEKKAIIQKYRTEIEQLEKQSKKEIDAFIDESDRKMFIYFERSDQRYESLLEEANRRTKEYQATLEEDLRVEKDNRLKKAKLTQQLKLLLNKYDKDAGERTKELNALADTMRARQEEFDEWKRTVFDKQEKKYFEAIEERRLDEIRAHQELVRAFMMSRAARILQRAWRSVAERKRKMRGRRGGRRVKGKK; this is encoded by the exons ATGGCGGACGCAGTCGAGGATATCTTCGCTGGAGATAGCGAAGAGGACATTCAGACGGTGAAAAATATGATCGAAAAAATTAAGCTCGAGATCATGGCCTACGGGGAGGGGGAGCACGATTCGTACGATCCGGAAAGTCTTCAGAAAGTGGAGTTCAATATTCAGATCAAACGTGTTACACTAATCTTGCAGGAGATGTCTGATACGTTGGAGGTACTATTTTGTCTCCCGTTGATTTGTAGAAATCAAGCGCTAATGGATGAGCATTTTGATGCTGCCGAGCAAGACGTGTTGAGAGTTGTATGTAAATATCTGAGATCGAAAGACGACACAAGCCCCGTTCCGGAAGTTGTTAAC ATGGAAGACTttcactttcattcaaccaaatTCATTGAGCTTGCAGAAATGGTATCAAACAAGGATCTCCACGCAGCTATTGCCGGTCACGTAAAAAAT TTGCCTGGCATCTATCGGAAGTTCCTCTCCAACATTCGCGAGTTTCGTAAGTTTACGATTTCTAAGATGAAGATGACGGCCCAAAAGGATCTTGCCAAGGAAAAGATTTTGCACCGAATGTGGCAAACCAATGAACGCAACATCAAGGAGATCGCCAAAATTGAGGAACTGCTCGAGGAAAAGAAAGCTTCATTCCAAAAGGAGATCGAGGAAAAGAAAGCCATCATCCAGAAGTATCGGACGGAAATTGAGCAATTGGAAAAGCAGAGCAAGAAAGAGATCGATGCGTTCAT TGACGAATCTGATCGCAAGATGTTCATCTACTTCGAGAGAAGTGATCAGCGGTATGAGAGCCTTTTGGAAGAAGCTAATCGTAGAACGAAAGAGTACCAGGCTACCTTGGAGGAAGATTTACGAGTAGAGAAAGACAACCGTCTGAAGAAGGCGAAACTAACCCAGCAGCTAAAATTGTTGCTGAACAAATACGATAAAGATGCGGGTGAGAGAACGAAAGAGTTAAATGCTTTGGCTGACACAATGCGCGCTCGACAGGAAGAGTTTGACGAATGGAAGAGAACGGTCTTCGATAAACAGGAGAAGAA ATATTTTGAAGCTATCGAAGAACGTCGATTGGATGAGATCCGCGCTCATCAGGAGTTGGTACGGGCTTTCATGATGTCCCGAGCGGCCAGGATTCTCCAAAGGGCTTGGCGTTCGGTGGCCGAGAGAAAACGGAAGATGCGAGGCCGTCGCGGTGGACGTCGTGTTAAGGGCAAAAAGTAA
- the LOC129764333 gene encoding dynein regulatory complex protein 9-like isoform X1: MADAVEDIFAGDSEEDIQTVKNMIEKIKLEIMAYGEGEHDSYDPESLQKVEFNIQIKRVTLILQEMSDTLEVLFCLPLICRNQALMDEHFDAAEQDVLRVVCKYLRSKDDTSPVPEVVNMEDFHFHSTKFIELAEMVSNKDLHAAIAGHVKNLPGIYRKFLSNIREFRKFTISKMKMTAQKDLAKEKILHRMWQTNERNIKEIAKIEELLEEKKASFQKEIEEKKAIIQKYRTEIEQLEKQSKKEIDAFIDESDRKMFIYFERSDQRYESLLEEANRRTKEYQATLEEDLRVEKDNRLKKAKLTQQLKLLLNKYDKDAGERTKELNALADTMRARQEEFDEWKRTVFDKQEKKYFEAIEERRLDEIRAHQELVRAFMMSRAARILQRAWRSVAERKRKMRGRRGGRRVKGKKK, encoded by the exons ATGGCGGACGCAGTCGAGGATATCTTCGCTGGAGATAGCGAAGAGGACATTCAGACGGTGAAAAATATGATCGAAAAAATTAAGCTCGAGATCATGGCCTACGGGGAGGGGGAGCACGATTCGTACGATCCGGAAAGTCTTCAGAAAGTGGAGTTCAATATTCAGATCAAACGTGTTACACTAATCTTGCAGGAGATGTCTGATACGTTGGAGGTACTATTTTGTCTCCCGTTGATTTGTAGAAATCAAGCGCTAATGGATGAGCATTTTGATGCTGCCGAGCAAGACGTGTTGAGAGTTGTATGTAAATATCTGAGATCGAAAGACGACACAAGCCCCGTTCCGGAAGTTGTTAAC ATGGAAGACTttcactttcattcaaccaaatTCATTGAGCTTGCAGAAATGGTATCAAACAAGGATCTCCACGCAGCTATTGCCGGTCACGTAAAAAAT TTGCCTGGCATCTATCGGAAGTTCCTCTCCAACATTCGCGAGTTTCGTAAGTTTACGATTTCTAAGATGAAGATGACGGCCCAAAAGGATCTTGCCAAGGAAAAGATTTTGCACCGAATGTGGCAAACCAATGAACGCAACATCAAGGAGATCGCCAAAATTGAGGAACTGCTCGAGGAAAAGAAAGCTTCATTCCAAAAGGAGATCGAGGAAAAGAAAGCCATCATCCAGAAGTATCGGACGGAAATTGAGCAATTGGAAAAGCAGAGCAAGAAAGAGATCGATGCGTTCAT TGACGAATCTGATCGCAAGATGTTCATCTACTTCGAGAGAAGTGATCAGCGGTATGAGAGCCTTTTGGAAGAAGCTAATCGTAGAACGAAAGAGTACCAGGCTACCTTGGAGGAAGATTTACGAGTAGAGAAAGACAACCGTCTGAAGAAGGCGAAACTAACCCAGCAGCTAAAATTGTTGCTGAACAAATACGATAAAGATGCGGGTGAGAGAACGAAAGAGTTAAATGCTTTGGCTGACACAATGCGCGCTCGACAGGAAGAGTTTGACGAATGGAAGAGAACGGTCTTCGATAAACAGGAGAAGAA ATATTTTGAAGCTATCGAAGAACGTCGATTGGATGAGATCCGCGCTCATCAGGAGTTGGTACGGGCTTTCATGATGTCCCGAGCGGCCAGGATTCTCCAAAGGGCTTGGCGTTCGGTGGCCGAGAGAAAACGGAAGATGCGAGGCCGTCGCGGTGGACGTCGTGTTAAGGGCAAAAA GAAATGA